The DNA sequence AGCACCAATCCTGCTGACATCAGTCTGACGGAATACTATTGGATACAAATTGTCGTTCCTTTCGAAGAGCTCCAAAGTCGCTCAAGTTTGAACTCTATAGTAGAACGGTATATAAGGGGAGTCCACGTTTCATGCTTGACCGATATCCTTGGGAAGATCATGGCTGGCATGGTTGGTCCGACTGTTGATTTATTTAGAAACAAAGTCGTGGCACGTGTGACCTGAACAACGAACACATACGCAGAAGGGAAAACCAGCTGTCGAGTTCAGGGTCAGTTGTTCTACTTGACTGCTACACCGCATCGTCGATCCCCCAGTACAACTACTGCTCACCCAACGACCAGGATACACAGCCAAAGCAAACATGGTATGTACCAATCCCTGCGACATACACCACCTCCCCCCCAAGTGTATATGGCCTCTCCTGGTGAATACCAAAAACCAAAACTAAGATCTCCAGGCAAATGGTTTCTCCCCCCTAGCAATTCCAACCCCAGTGGAAACCACAGCCAAATTCACCCTCCCTCTGGACATCctcctcccactcctcctcttcccaacTATCTTCTTAGCCCATCACATCCGAAAAGACTACCATGCCTACCTAGCCCTAGGCCCTGGCGGAGCCCCCTCAACCCCAGCAGGGTACCTCAAGATCTGCATCCTGCGGCCCTTCGCCGTCCGAAACCCCCTCGcacctccctccctcccaagcactctcctcccccaagAAGGCTATCTCAAAAGCCGCAACCTCCCAGACCGCTTCGGGCCACGTCCACAAGTAGTCGGTATCGTACCGCATCGACAAATGACCCAGAAGGCGAGTGCAGAAATGTACGCAGCGCTGACGAAGGAAATGCAGAGCCTCGTCAATGCTCACCCTTCCGTACTATACACAGGAACCTCATGTTTCGAAAAACATAGTACAGGGATCTTCTGTAGGCTTGGTCCGGGTGCATTGACACGTCAAgagcaggagcagcaacGGAAGCGGCTCACCTGTAACGGGGAGGTCTGTCATGCGCATCAATTTGATGGAAGCTTGCATCTGACACTACACCCGGCGGATATACGGCTTGTTCTGGAGAAAGGTTGGGGGCAGAGGCATCCGATTGCTCGAGAGGactggtggtggttgaggCGCTCTGTGCCGTCTGGGTTTGTCATGATCTATGCTCCGAGGAACGAAGAAGAACGGAGGTGTGTAGTGGAGATCATCCGCGCTGCGGCATGGTGGGTGCGAGGGGAAGCATTGCCTGAATATTCACCGGAGTAGCGTATACTTATTTGGAGAGATGGACCTATAAGAATGATTGCAACGATCACGAAGACTTTCACGTGCGTGTAAACGTTTGCAATGTTTGTTTGACGAGCATTGGAGGTGTAGGTAAACAGGGATCGGTCCTGTCGAGACTCATTGATTGACAGAGATCAGAACTAGACAGATGCAGCTGGATAGCAAGAGCCTACTGGCCACAAAATCTACATGTTCAGCTAAACTGATAAGATGCGTCGACATACATATGACGTCTGGAGCCTAAACCCGTTCTCCGTGATCATAAATATCAAATCTTGACTGTAAGAGAACCCATGgagaccaaaaagaaaatgaaaagatatGAGGTTTCAGGGCACAAAAGGAGTATTTCGTTAGGATCGACGCCGggatgaaagagaacaatAAAAGCTAAATAGCAtagaagaatgaagagccGTTAGAGAACATACAAGCACCACCAAGTAGCATATCCCATCCCTACGCGAGGTGTCTTTTCCGGTTTGGCCcccatccatcatccccaaCTCCCAGTCACACGTCCAGGTATTCTTTCACTCATCGCATTATAACAATTTAATCACGGCCCGCCTTCCGCAAAGCATCGGCGAGCCACTCGAGACCCTCGTACAGACCGTCACCGGTGGTAGCGCAGGTAGATTGGATGTACTACACGTATAATAAATTAGATGCTGATTCAATGTTTGGAAGTTCAGAGACCGAGGCGGACTTACCCAAGCACGGCGAGTGAGACTTTGCAGACCAAGCTGCTGGGTAATTTCGGCGGGGCTCATGGCATTCTAGAGGAAAAGAGCGTTAATAACCGCGCCCAACCCATATCCAGTGGGACCGAAGTAATGTCATACCGGCAAATCTTGCTTGTTAGCGAaaacaaggagaagagcatCACGGAGTTCATCCTCGTTCAACATGCGCTGCAACTCTTCCCGGGCCTCGACAATACGATCGCGATCGTTGCTATCCACGACGAAGATAATACCCTGAGTGTTCTGGAAGTAATGTCTCCAGAGAGGACGGATCTTGTCCTGACCACCGACATCCCATACGGTAAACTGAATGTTCTTGTATTCGACAGTCTCGACGTTGAAACCTTCACGACGGATGGCAGCATGTCAGCAATCCCGTTCTAGTATGTACCCCGCGCGGTGACAAGGCACCAAGCCAACTGGTCGAGGGCGGCCCCGGAGGATAAGGGAGGATGACTGACCGATTgtggggatggtggtgacAATTTCACCCAACTTCAGCTTATACAGAATGGTGGTCTTTCCGGCTGCGTCAAGACCGACCATCAGAATTCGCATCTCCTTTTTGCCCCATAGGCGGTCGAACAACTTGGAGAAGGTGAGACCCATGATGGCGGTGGCGAATAGGGATTCTCAAAGGTCTGGGAATAATGCGATGTTAGACGGAATGAAACCAGTTGCACTGCGAATAAAAGAGATGTCGCTCGGTCGTCTGAGAATTGAACCAGAGGGAAGCGGTAGAAATAGGGTTGAAAACTTGGATTCAGAAGACGGCGAATGGGGAGATGTGGTTGAACGAGGGGCGTGATCACGTCTCGGAATGCACAGTGGCCAGACGGGCAAATAATCAGGGGGGAAAGAGACCACACAGGAACACCCAAGGCACAaggggaaaacaaagagatacCgggggaaatgaaaaaggggacgagaaaaaaaaatcaaggAAGGGACAAGAATATAGGAATAGCTTACCAAGGGTATGAAGGTGAGTAAATGGTGAGAATCACAGATCGAGATATGGCGGGAAGGGAGAATCGAGTCAAACGGGTAGCGACGACGAAGACAAGTCTAGTATGGAGCACCGGCGGACCACTGTTTTTGTCCAAGTTGGAAATTTTGGGTGCCAAAGTGCCAGGTCGAGAAATTCAGCCGCCGGCGTAGCTTCCGTCACTAAGGAAAACCCGACTAGAACCACAACAATCCTATTCTGTTAAGATTTATTACAAGTAGGACTGGACAGTGGAATATCAAATGAGGACAATAGAGGggtaggaaaaaaaagactatAAGACAATATCGATATCAATTTGTTAGTATAATTAAAATCCAAAAATAATGATAAATTAAAATCCTCTTTCTATAATTCTATGGAGATTTCAATTATCAACTCTCTTCTTATATAAATTACATGAATCTGATTGCCTAGACACTTTAGAATACCTCTGCCTCGAAGAGGACACGGTGTTTCCCATTACTCGTAATTCAACTCCGTACCGTACCTTTGGTTTAGTCCCATTCACACCTATGACCTCGtccgatttcttcttccttccactTCCACTTTTCCCCCCCCTTAGccccaaaaagaagaggtcCAGACACCACCCCGATTCCACTCGGTTTCCGGCATTCTGATAGGCCCCCGACGAGTTTTGAGGTTTCCCCGTCCCAGTGGATCTCCTGTCGGTGGCTCTCTTGTGCTCTCTTGACAAAGAATTGCGTATCTATCGCTGATGATAATCCAGACCCCTCCCGCATACGGTAGGCGGTTTATCAAACCCACAAGGGACCACTGGGAAATACTACGCGTCATGTTTCTCAtccagagagagagaggtggCACGGGAGGATAAGGGATGGTATCTTTTATATACAGCTACattgttttttatttctataacGGCTAGTAGTCACTCTTTTCAGATGCCGCCGCTTTGGTAGGTACATTTGACATGTGACCTCGCATATCCATGCTGGCACAAGATGTACCGAGTACATACAACATaccagtactccgtagtactCGTAGGTATGGTACTGTGCCCACAGTCCAACAGCGGTCAGGATCCGGACCGGGAAAACTTTCATCAGTGACCAGATCCACCGAGAAATAGCTTATTAATCACCACCCACTCGTGGGTTCAACTAAGATCAGATAAGCTTATCCTAAAtgaagtacggagtagataCATGCTTTTGGATATATCACCTGGATATGCAATGCGCCTGAAATTCAACTTCCATCGTAGTCGGCCTAAGTTCTTGGATGTTCCCAGTGTCAGATTCCTTTCCCTTAGGTTTCAGCGGCTCACATAACATTTGGATGTTGCCTTGCAGGAACACTGAtcctgtacggagtagtccTCTAGCTGTTAACTAAAATATATCTTACCTTTGGGGAATAGCATGACTCTGAACATCACCTTGCTCTGACAGACCTTTACTTGTCAAGATGAAGTATTAGGGATCCTGCCTATCAAATTAGTCTTATTGAGCTTTCTTATAAAGATATTTTGTCGCTTGGAATGTAATCTGAACAAGTGGTGACAGATATAGGCGCATCTTAATGGGAGCACCGGTGCTACTGATGGTGGTCAACCCGTGCAATCAAAATAGACAAGTATTGCTTAGTTTAGTCAAACAGAAAGCCCACACAAGTGTCGGTAAGGGAGGCCACAGGATACTTTGAGGAGATTCAAAGACATTCTCTTAAACActctcaatatcaaacagacagaaagaagaaaatattgaTGTTAAAATTGAGTCAAGAAATCCATGAATATGTAACATGGGGGCTTCAGATCTCGTGATCATATCGGCTCGACTTACAAGACTTAACGTCATAGAACCGGCGTCAAGTCTACATCATTCCTTCCCTCTACTTCTTATTTGGCCTTCATTAAGTTTTCCATTTGTCTATACACTTTGCGGGAGATACGATTTGATATTCACAACAAACATCCTAAAACAAACATCCTGAGAGGTAAAAGCGAGCCTGATCCTATAGGAGCACTTTGTCCTTAGAGCAAAGTGACTGACTCAACATAGTTGCAAGTTGGATCATGGTTAAAAATCGCAGCCCATATGAACATTACTTTCGGGACGCTAATTTATGCGAGTTACTGACAGGCCCCACTCGAGTGTGGGGTTCAAGATCATTCTACGAAGTTGATACAGCGAAGAAGTAGATGCTCCAATCTTTAGGAAAAAGCAATTGTTGAAGTTGTTTCATGATCACCTCCGAGATTCCTTGTGGGCCACGAAATTCGAAATGCAGCTGGCTCAGGTGTAACTTTGACTCATCTGGCTCCCCGTTGACGAAGTATACCCTTCATCGTATCGTTTCGTGCCATGTCTAATGGAGTACTCCCTGTGTCCGAAATTGCGTTGATATCGGCCCCATAATCAAGCAATAGTTGAGCAATTTTCGCATGACCATTACCGACGGCCCAATGAAGCGCCGTCCATTGAAACAGGGTCCTCATGGACGGGTTTGCTCCCTGCTCTAGCAATCGCTTCACCTCATCGTAGTACCCACCAGCGGCAGCACTATAAAGAGGGAACTCGCCCCTAGCGTCTAGAACGTTCAGGCTTGACGCCTGCCCATTTAAATGATGCGCCTGATGTGGAGGTTTTTGTGTAAATGAGCGCGTCGAAGTCATATTCCAGCAATTTTCGTGACCATTCCCGGCTGAACTCAACTGCTGCGTTTCTAAGGCCCGCAGTTTGTGATTTGAATCCTGCTTTCTGAACTCGAATTGTTTTCGAAGATTCCTCACCTCCTCCAGACAACTCTTTTGACTTCGACTAAGATCCTCTTTCAGCTGGTTGACGTCTTTTAACGCAGCTTGAAGCTGCTGGTAGAGGGTTGCCTTCTCATCTGTTGCCTTCCGTTGCACATCTTGCAGTTGTCGAGCGAAAGTCTCCTTCGTAGCGCGAAGCGCTGTCTGCAGGCAAGCCATGTGCTTATCCTTTTCGTTGATTATGCCGAGCAATTCTTCAACGGTCGGGGTCGACAtcgcatcatcatcaacagaATCCTCAACAAAACCTGCATCCACAAACCCGCTAACAGCATCCCAAATGATCTCGCGATAACTCCGTCCATCACTCGAGTCCAAAACCCGACATATAGAAGCAACAGAACCATACACCGCATTCAGCTTCGCCTCCGTACGAACACCCTCCTCCTGCGTCCGCAGAAGATCCCAAAATGTCGTCACAAAGACAATACgatctggagaagcagacCGAAGCAACCCCTGAAAGACAGACAGATTCTCGCTTGCGTTCTGCGTCACGTTCGTGTCCGTGATATCATGGAGATACACGATCCCATCTATGGCATAATCCGTCCGTCCGGACTTGCGCGCTACGGCGCTGTTAATGCCCTCCACCAGCTCGGCGACGGGAATCTCCAGCGACGGGGTATCAAGTAGCCATAGGTCTCTGTCATTGATTTGACCCTTGAATATACGGGTTGAGAAAAGGTCACCTTTGTTTTTGGGGTTGCGGTCATCCGGGATAATGCCTGTTACTTGTTCAATGAAGACGTCGCGTTCTGGTCCTCCCAGGCCCAGTAAGGCTATAATTGTGGGCTTCGGTTGCTTTGTTGGTTTAAAGCGTGGCCTGGTGCTTTTTTGTTAGTTTTCTGTTTCCTATTTTTTAGTGCGGGGAACTTCAACATTTTTCTCTTGCGTTGGCGATAGATTTATGCCCAATTCAGCACCCGAAGATGGATACAACGACGGAGGAGATgttttgaagagaaaaaccaACAAGTGCTAGATTAATTGTCTGCTAAGGTCTCTAAATAAATTTAACAGATTATGAAGGTCGCACCACGCATACATCGTCATGGCTCCTGTGCTAGCTCATTTCTAGGCTGCTGATGTGGCAAGAGCTACACCAATCTTTGTATAACTGGCCCACTATGGTTCTTTCTTGGACACACAGCGGTGTCAACATATTACGTTGTTTAAATAGTCAAAAACCGAGAGATCCATCTCGACCAGATATCTAGCAGTTGCCTCCCTTCATATTtcaattttattttctttcccattgTCGGCCCTTAGCGGATTGCCGCTCTATGTTTAGATGAAAATGATTGTAGTTAAATGAAATGTCTCAATAGTTCGATGATATTAAGCGTTCCATGGTACTCGGCACCATCGTCTCGTTTGCGTCTCGATATTAATCTTGTTATAGCACATCCTTAAATTTACAGGAAATACATCCACTGCGATAATCcaccaaaagagaaataacaagacaaaagaggtaataataatattaacaaTAACAATGCCTTGATTCATCCAAGCACAAAAACATAGATATACGTCTTAGGCCATATACTGATCTGAGTAGGCTCGTGGTGCTCAGGCGAAGCTTTCGCTTTCCAGCTCTTATGCATAATGGAAAAGTGGAAATGACCTTATCTAGTCATTTAGGAGCCAACTGATGAGGGTGTGGATagtcttattcttcttttcgatttgaGATTTTATGCTTAGAGGATCGGACAAAGGTTCGAGATAGAGATTGATAGATAGTCTTGCCCTCCACGGTGTCGCTAAGGTAGCCGAATAGTGTGAGTAGCACGATGGACAAAAACATAATGACGCCGAAGCTGACCCAGTATTGGTTGATTGTATACACCCCCTTAACGTTCTTAAGCTCGGTCGAAAAGTACGCGGTCATCAAGCTGACGGGCAAAAACAGAATTGTCACTTTAGCCAGCAGAATTGTGATCCTTGTGAGTTTTTCGACAGCCTGTGAGTCTTTGAGCGCAATAAGATTGAAGTTCTGTGAGGCGTTAGCACTTATCtcaagagaatcaagaaaTAGAATGTCCATACAAGGAATGTAAGAGATTCTTTCTCCGTCAAGCAGGTATCAATCTCAGATAAACAGTAGAGCTTAATACGATCGAGCAGCCTTTCGAAACGGGCCACAGCAGGTGAACTCAGCTGTACACCAACAGAGGTGTCTGCATTGCTTGAAAAACTCAAACTACTCTGCAGGGTCGGCTGTCGAAGGTCCGTCACCTCACTTTCTCCGAACATAGGCCCAATGGGTAGTGGAGGGCGGTTCGACTTCGCCTCGTCACGAAGATGGCGCTGTCTTTGAAGAATCCGCATCATGATGAGTTCGTAACTCTGATAAAGCCGCTTTAAGACGGCTAATCTCCTGCCTAACCAGTGTAGCTCATTGACTAGCCCAACCGCAGGCTTTCCCAACATCTCTTCTCTCTATCAAGATGTCAGAACCTCTGGATAGTATCCAACTGGAGATGACTCTGAGTCTCTTACCAATCGGTCAAGGAGAACCCCGTATTGATGCTCTCGTTTCGCAACGAGTGCGTAACTAGAAACCCAATCGTCGaatatataatagaataGTAAACTAGGGCCATCCTCTTGTTTTATACTAGCCTGTTCTGGGCCATCACCGTGAGCAGGTCGTACGCGAATGGTCACTAAGGAATCGCTCTCCGACTGAGCGGAATGCCGCTTAGACACGCCGGAAAAGATAAGTTGTACATTTCTGCGAATTATACCGAGCACTGACTTCAGCTCTCTCTCCGACGGCTTAGAAAGGCCAGGGTACGGGTTCTCTTGTATGGAAATAACAGTGCCTTCTGCAATTAACATTGTATCAAAAAGCGATCAGGGACAACAATCATACCGTCGTCGCATAAGATTAACCATGACCATAATCGTCTCCCGTCAGGTAGGCCCTGCCCATTTGGGGATTCAACGTTCGGGACTACAAATAAAGAGTTGTAACCAATGCATGTATCTAAGCAGCATATCAGCAAATGCAATGCCTTGAAATTCAGTAAGGGATGTATACATCTCGGACCGTAGTCCACGGAGCAGAAATGCCAGATCTGATTTGTCACATGTGCGAAGGTCAGGCCTCTGAATGATGCAGCCGCTTGTATC is a window from the Aspergillus oryzae RIB40 DNA, chromosome 6 genome containing:
- a CDS encoding uncharacterized protein (predicted protein) gives rise to the protein MMCTDPVARPSQSTSPLTDGLREKNDERLPRVLRKNDLEEAQELKDLSDPAEIQAAASFRGLTFAHVTNQIWHFCSVDYGPRYTCIGYNSLFVVPNVESPNGQGLPDGRRLWSWLILCDDGTVISIQENPYPGLSKPSERELKSVLGIIRRNVQLIFSGVSKRHSAQSESDSLVTIRVRPAHGDGPEQASIKQEDGPSLLFYYIFDDWVSSYALVAKREHQYGVLLDRLSYELIMMRILQRQRHLRDEAKSNRPPLPIGPMFGESEVTDLRQPTLQSSLSFSSNADTSVGVQLSSPAVARFERLLDRIKLYCLSEIDTCLTEKESLTFLNFNLIALKDSQAVEKLTRITILLAKVTILFLPVSLMTAYFSTELKNVKGVYTINQYWVSFGVIMFLSIVLLTLFGYLSDTVEGKTIYQSLSRTFVRSSKHKISNRKEE
- the arfA gene encoding putative ADP-ribosylation factor (GTP-binding ADP-ribosylation factor Arf1), with protein sequence MGLTFSKLFDRLWGKKEMRILMVGLDAAGKTTILYKLKLGEIVTTIPTIGFNVETVEYKNIQFTVWDVGGQDKIRPLWRHYFQNTQGIIFVVDSNDRDRIVEAREELQRMLNEDELRDALLLVFANKQDLPNAMSPAEITQQLGLQSLTRRAWYIQSTCATTGDGLYEGLEWLADALRKAGRD
- a CDS encoding ankyrin repeat domain-containing protein (predicted protein); protein product: MSTPTVEELLGIINEKDKHMACLQTALRATKETFARQLQDVQRKATDEKATLYQQLQAALKDVNQLKEDLSRSQKSCLEEVRNLRKQFEFRKQDSNHKLRALETQQLSSAGNGHENCWNMTSTRSFTQKPPHQAHHLNGQASSLNVLDARGEFPLYSAAAGGYYDEVKRLLEQGANPSMRTLFQWTALHWAVGNGHAKIAQLLLDYGADINAISDTGSTPLDMARNDTMKGILRQRGAR